Proteins from a genomic interval of Streptomyces fodineus:
- a CDS encoding protein kinase domain-containing protein produces MTMVKAHVSAHELVAGRYRLLEVFARETNRLWWYAEDVPAEQPRLVAQTALPEPADDDTARRATARVIRTSETMRLRCPGQLATVVDAVVEAGTLWTVTEWIDGTPLSELLDREGAFNAVRAARIGLELLDVLQAAHDEGITHGELSPGQVFVRESGPVVVTGFGLAGATLVPRLTAPSYASPEQARDERIGPAADLWALGALLYTMVEGRPPFRDRGRPDATLKAVDRLPLRTPLRAGPLTQAVQGLLRKNSRERLTRPVVREALIRTLDGGADADRQASPVPRLRGAYAGVRLAGRERSRVALAAGTALAVLTVAAAVLAAAHLLPGTGTAQAPTRSTASAAPSNKHTGGAPTPSASPAPSAPSALPAGYRRYTAPEGFSVALPDGWKRLTTARAGGAYRITFGRDGASPTLAVTHSEHVGPDPVAIWREDVEPDLERLPGYHRVGTVRATTYQGHKAADLEWLAGSGDGRVHTFGRGFLPGGGEGYSLRFTTPAATWADAADRLALKTFLQTFRLTDD; encoded by the coding sequence ATGACCATGGTCAAGGCGCACGTCTCCGCACACGAGTTGGTCGCCGGACGCTACCGGCTCCTGGAGGTCTTCGCCCGCGAGACGAACCGCCTGTGGTGGTACGCCGAGGACGTGCCGGCGGAGCAGCCCCGGCTGGTGGCCCAGACCGCCCTGCCGGAGCCCGCCGACGACGACACCGCGCGCCGGGCCACGGCCCGCGTCATCCGGACCTCCGAGACCATGCGGCTGCGGTGTCCCGGCCAGCTCGCCACGGTCGTCGACGCGGTGGTGGAGGCCGGCACCCTGTGGACGGTCACCGAGTGGATCGACGGCACGCCCCTGTCCGAACTCCTCGACCGGGAGGGCGCGTTCAACGCGGTGCGGGCCGCCCGCATCGGCCTGGAGCTGCTCGACGTGCTGCAGGCGGCGCACGACGAGGGCATCACCCACGGCGAGCTGAGCCCGGGTCAGGTGTTCGTGCGGGAGAGCGGTCCGGTCGTCGTCACCGGGTTCGGGCTGGCCGGCGCGACCCTGGTGCCGCGGCTCACGGCGCCGTCGTACGCCTCCCCGGAGCAGGCACGTGACGAGCGGATCGGGCCGGCCGCCGATCTATGGGCGCTGGGTGCGCTGCTGTACACGATGGTGGAGGGACGGCCGCCGTTCCGGGACCGCGGCCGTCCCGACGCCACACTGAAGGCCGTGGACCGGCTGCCGCTGCGCACCCCGCTGCGCGCGGGCCCGCTCACCCAGGCCGTGCAGGGGCTGCTGCGGAAGAACTCGCGGGAGCGGCTGACCCGGCCGGTGGTCCGCGAGGCGCTGATCCGGACCCTCGACGGGGGCGCCGACGCCGACCGGCAGGCGTCCCCCGTGCCCCGGCTGCGCGGCGCGTACGCGGGGGTGCGACTGGCCGGGCGGGAGCGGAGCAGAGTGGCCCTGGCGGCCGGTACCGCGCTTGCCGTGCTCACCGTGGCCGCCGCCGTCCTGGCCGCGGCCCACCTGCTGCCGGGCACCGGCACCGCGCAGGCACCGACCCGGTCCACCGCCTCGGCCGCCCCGTCGAACAAGCACACCGGTGGGGCCCCGACGCCCTCCGCGAGCCCCGCCCCGAGCGCTCCGTCCGCCCTGCCGGCCGGATACCGCCGCTACACCGCCCCGGAGGGCTTCTCCGTGGCCCTGCCCGACGGCTGGAAGCGCCTGACCACCGCCCGGGCCGGCGGCGCCTACCGCATCACCTTCGGCCGGGACGGCGCCTCCCCCACCCTCGCCGTCACACACAGCGAGCACGTCGGCCCGGATCCCGTGGCGATCTGGCGGGAGGACGTCGAACCGGATCTGGAGCGGCTGCCCGGCTACCACCGCGTCGGCACCGTCCGGGCCACCACGTACCAGGGCCACAAGGCCGCCGACCTGGAGTGGCTGGCCGGGAGCGGGGACGGGCGGGTGCACACCTTCGGGCGGGGATTCTTGCCGGGCGGCGGCGAGGGCTACTCCCTGCGCTTCACCACCCCGGCCGCGACCTGGGCCGACGCCGCCGACCGGCTGGCGCTGAAGACGTTCCTGCAGACGTTCCGGCTGACGGACGACTGA
- a CDS encoding threonine/serine dehydratase, with protein MISIEEIEAAAERIAGQVVRTPTVPSPGLTELLGVPVTAKLELLQRTGSFKARGATAKLLALSEAERAAGVVAVSGGNHGIALAVMAAALEVKATVVMPRTASARSIALAEEAGASVRLTDGMDSAFQLVTRLRDEGLTLVHPFDDPVVIAGQGTVGLELAADAEDLTDVVVSIGGGGLIAGVAVALAARRPGVRVWGVETEGAEAMSAALKAGGPVPVSVSSLVTTLTAPSVSQLTYDHVSALVEEVLVVPDREAVRGSLDLADHAKVWAEPAAGCLLPAAREVVARVGDGARIGLVVCGGNTAPRELTGWAERFGLL; from the coding sequence TTGATCAGCATCGAGGAGATCGAAGCCGCGGCGGAGCGGATCGCCGGACAGGTCGTGCGGACGCCGACCGTACCGAGTCCGGGGCTGACCGAACTGCTGGGCGTCCCGGTCACCGCCAAGCTCGAACTGCTTCAGCGCACCGGCTCGTTCAAGGCGCGCGGGGCGACGGCGAAGCTGCTGGCGCTGAGCGAGGCCGAGCGGGCGGCGGGCGTGGTCGCGGTCAGCGGCGGCAACCACGGGATCGCCCTCGCGGTGATGGCCGCCGCCCTCGAGGTGAAGGCGACCGTGGTCATGCCCCGTACCGCGTCCGCGCGTTCCATCGCGCTCGCCGAGGAGGCGGGGGCGTCGGTGCGGCTGACCGACGGCATGGACAGCGCGTTCCAGCTGGTGACCCGGCTGCGGGACGAGGGGCTGACCCTGGTCCACCCGTTCGACGACCCGGTGGTGATCGCCGGACAGGGCACGGTCGGACTGGAGCTGGCGGCGGATGCCGAGGACCTGACGGACGTCGTCGTCAGTATCGGCGGCGGCGGACTGATCGCCGGGGTCGCGGTGGCCCTGGCCGCCCGGCGTCCCGGAGTGCGGGTGTGGGGCGTGGAGACCGAGGGCGCCGAGGCCATGTCCGCCGCGCTGAAGGCGGGCGGACCGGTGCCGGTGTCCGTGTCGTCCCTGGTGACCACGCTCACCGCACCCTCCGTGTCCCAGCTGACGTACGACCATGTGTCCGCGCTGGTCGAGGAGGTGCTGGTGGTCCCGGACCGGGAGGCGGTGCGGGGCTCGCTCGACCTCGCCGACCACGCCAAGGTGTGGGCCGAGCCGGCCGCGGGCTGTCTGCTGCCGGCCGCCCGGGAGGTGGTGGCGCGGGTCGGCGACGGCGCCCGGATCGGGCTCGTGGTGTGCGGCGGCAATACGGCACCCCGGGAACTGACCGGCTGGGCCGAGCGGTTCGGGCTGCTGTGA